Proteins encoded in a region of the Triticum dicoccoides isolate Atlit2015 ecotype Zavitan chromosome 3A, WEW_v2.0, whole genome shotgun sequence genome:
- the LOC119272432 gene encoding early nodulin-93-like has protein sequence MSSTATVTLGHLENKLTLAKRCSREATFARAKAAAIAMVASAVPTLASVRMLPWAKANLNPTGQALIICTVAGMAYFIAADKTILSLARRHSYESAPDHLKDTSFHVAAAAARPRPPAFFRP, from the exons ATGTCGTCGACGGCCACCGTCACCCTCGGCCACCTCGAGAACAAGCTCACGCTCGCCAAACGCTGCTCTAGAG AGGCGACGTTCGCCAGAGCAAAGGCAGCGGCCATCGCCATGGTCGCGTCTGCGGTCCCAACG CTGGCGAGCGTGAGGATGCTGCCGTGGGCCAAGGCGAACCTGAACCCCACCGGCCAGGCCCTCATCATCTGCACCGTCGCTGGGATGGCATACTTCATTGCCGCCGACAAGACGATCCTCTCGCTGGCGAGGAGGCACTCGTACGAGAGCGCCCCCGACCACCTCAAGGACACCTCCTTCCATGTCGCCGCCGCTGCAGCCCGTCCCCGTCCGCCGGCGTTCTTCAGGCCTTGA